The following coding sequences are from one Methanomassiliicoccales archaeon window:
- the rpl18a gene encoding 50S ribosomal protein L18Ae codes for MRAFRVEGTFKINPRKKQKFSIEIAATDEKDAIHRILSNLGSRHKVPRKQIQLNEVKEISIEEATDPVVRYLAGGAR; via the coding sequence ATGAGAGCGTTCAGGGTGGAAGGCACGTTCAAGATCAATCCTCGAAAGAAACAGAAGTTTAGCATTGAGATCGCAGCGACCGACGAGAAGGACGCGATTCACAGGATACTCTCGAACCTCGGGAGCAGGCATAAGGTTCCTCGCAAGCAGATCCAGTTGAATGAGGTCAAGGAGATCAGCATTGAAGAGGCCACTGACCCAGTCGTTAGATATCTCGCAGGAGGGGCGCGATGA
- the pfdA gene encoding prefoldin subunit alpha — MSEKELQESLALLDLYRAQIESLAEQQQIVQASIEEHMRAKSTLASISESEEGTEVLVPVGGNSFVFAKVASNRKAIVGIGSGVSVEKPMDEAVKTIESRLQELIDTFNKLGERRSALEAQSSQLTRKIQETYQKVQQKI; from the coding sequence ATGAGCGAAAAAGAGTTGCAGGAGTCGCTCGCCCTTCTTGATCTTTACAGGGCGCAGATCGAGAGCCTCGCCGAGCAGCAACAGATTGTCCAGGCATCAATTGAAGAGCATATGAGGGCGAAGTCAACGCTCGCGAGCATCTCTGAATCCGAAGAAGGTACGGAGGTCCTCGTGCCAGTTGGTGGAAATTCATTCGTCTTTGCGAAGGTGGCTTCGAACAGGAAGGCGATCGTCGGGATCGGCAGCGGAGTTTCAGTCGAAAAACCCATGGATGAGGCGGTCAAAACGATCGAATCAAGGTTACAGGAACTTATCGACACCTTCAACAAACTCGGTGAGAGAAGATCGGCGCTCGAGGCACAGAGTTCCCAGCTGACGAGAAAAATCCAGGAAACCTATCAGAAAGTGCAGCAGAAGATTTAG
- the ftsY gene encoding signal recognition particle-docking protein FtsY — MAKLFESLKQKLFGWKKKATELPESPETIIGDSGRKISENVLDEILWDLEIDLLESDVALPVVEEIKKGVRDNLVGKKIERGYAPEDAIELALKSSIEKVLKRSEFDFDQFIATRQKPVVLMFVGINGTGKTTAIAKIAHRLQKNGMSCVLAASDTFRAGAIEQLGVHAERLNCKIVKHKPGSDPAAVAFDAVEHAKARKKDVVLIDTAGRMQTNVNLMDEMKKIKRVVKPDLVIFVGDALAGNDAIEQAATFDKEVGIDAVILTKIDADAKGGAALSIAHAVNKPIAFLSTGQGYDDLIKFDSKWMVERLFAKEPAS, encoded by the coding sequence GTGGCCAAGTTGTTCGAGTCGCTGAAGCAAAAACTCTTTGGATGGAAGAAGAAGGCGACCGAACTTCCAGAGTCGCCGGAGACGATTATCGGCGACAGCGGACGAAAGATTTCTGAAAATGTGCTGGACGAGATACTCTGGGATCTCGAGATTGATTTGCTCGAGTCAGACGTTGCCCTTCCAGTTGTGGAAGAGATCAAGAAGGGCGTTCGTGATAACTTGGTAGGTAAGAAGATAGAAAGGGGGTATGCCCCCGAGGACGCCATCGAGCTCGCACTCAAGAGTTCTATTGAGAAAGTCCTTAAGAGGAGTGAGTTCGACTTTGACCAATTCATAGCGACCCGGCAAAAACCTGTCGTCCTCATGTTCGTCGGCATTAATGGGACGGGCAAGACGACTGCCATCGCGAAAATCGCCCACCGCCTTCAAAAGAACGGGATGAGCTGCGTGCTCGCAGCTTCCGACACTTTCAGGGCGGGCGCGATCGAACAACTGGGTGTTCATGCGGAAAGGCTAAACTGCAAGATTGTCAAACACAAACCCGGGAGTGATCCAGCCGCCGTAGCCTTTGACGCGGTCGAGCATGCCAAAGCGAGGAAGAAAGACGTCGTCCTCATCGACACGGCTGGGAGAATGCAAACGAATGTGAACCTGATGGATGAAATGAAAAAGATCAAACGGGTTGTCAAACCAGATCTCGTGATTTTCGTTGGCGATGCCCTTGCAGGCAACGACGCAATTGAGCAGGCTGCGACGTTCGATAAAGAGGTTGGGATCGACGCCGTCATACTCACGAAGATTGATGCGGACGCGAAGGGGGGTGCTGCCCTCTCTATCGCACACGCAGTCAACAAACCGATCGCCTTCCTTTCGACGGGTCAGGGATACGATGACCTCATCAAGTTCGATAGCAAGTGGATGGTCGAAAGGCTGTTCGCAAAGGAGCCTGCCAGCTAA
- a CDS encoding M20 family metallo-hydrolase, whose amino-acid sequence MPSVDELLAVIDDYKDEMVEALKELIRIPAIGPENGGDGEFERARYLKELAERCGFEEIELFDALDERVRLRLRPNIVAKKRGSSDQTAWIVTHMDTVPPGDLDGWSYPPFSPRVVDGKLYGLGAEDNGQALIASLFAAKAINSFGLIGEKTMGLALVADEECGNEKGIKFLIREGVFRSGDMIYVPDYGVPDGSVIEVAEKSLLWLKITVEGIQAHASSPGKGINAMKVGSKFMSFLLDHLTEKYGKLNDLFIPPNSTFEPTKRLQTVGNINTIPAEDVFYLDFRVLPEYEIEEVRKTVETIAVLFEERTGARIRIETEQLTKAGPPSSTNTDAINALVSAIKRVKGIEPVARGIGGGTCANLFRQAGFEAYVWQTVDGVAHAVNEYSKVDNLINDAKVFAVMLATICYPDQFER is encoded by the coding sequence ATGCCATCCGTTGATGAACTGCTTGCTGTCATAGATGATTATAAAGACGAAATGGTCGAAGCGTTGAAGGAACTCATCAGAATTCCCGCAATTGGCCCTGAGAATGGGGGTGATGGGGAGTTTGAGAGGGCGAGATATCTGAAAGAACTCGCCGAACGCTGCGGGTTCGAAGAGATTGAATTGTTCGATGCCCTCGACGAAAGGGTACGCCTCCGTTTGAGACCAAATATCGTTGCTAAGAAGAGGGGCTCTTCTGATCAAACTGCGTGGATAGTCACACATATGGACACGGTGCCGCCTGGAGATCTTGACGGTTGGAGCTATCCTCCGTTTTCCCCTCGGGTTGTTGATGGCAAGCTCTATGGTCTCGGCGCTGAGGACAATGGTCAGGCGCTTATCGCATCGCTCTTTGCCGCCAAGGCGATCAACAGTTTCGGATTGATTGGCGAAAAGACAATGGGTCTGGCGCTTGTGGCTGATGAGGAGTGCGGGAATGAAAAAGGGATCAAATTCCTCATTAGGGAAGGTGTGTTCCGGTCCGGTGACATGATCTATGTGCCAGACTATGGTGTGCCGGACGGGTCTGTCATCGAGGTCGCCGAAAAATCACTCCTCTGGCTTAAGATCACCGTTGAAGGCATTCAGGCACACGCCTCTTCCCCTGGAAAGGGGATCAATGCGATGAAGGTCGGATCGAAATTCATGTCTTTCCTGCTCGATCACCTGACGGAAAAATACGGTAAGTTGAATGACCTCTTCATCCCGCCAAATTCTACATTTGAGCCGACGAAGCGGTTGCAGACAGTAGGTAACATCAACACGATCCCGGCGGAGGACGTTTTCTATCTCGACTTCCGCGTATTGCCAGAGTATGAGATCGAAGAGGTCAGGAAAACCGTTGAGACGATTGCTGTGTTGTTTGAAGAGAGGACAGGCGCGCGAATTAGGATTGAAACAGAGCAGTTGACTAAGGCAGGTCCCCCCTCATCAACAAACACTGACGCGATAAACGCGCTTGTATCAGCGATCAAGAGGGTGAAAGGGATTGAACCTGTGGCAAGGGGTATCGGTGGCGGCACATGTGCCAATCTCTTCAGACAGGCAGGGTTCGAGGCATACGTGTGGCAAACGGTTGATGGGGTGGCGCACGCGGTCAATGAATATTCGAAGGTGGACAACCTTATCAACGACGCAAAGGTCTTTGCGGTCATGCTTGCGACGATTTGTTATCCAGATCAGTTCGAGCGCTGA
- a CDS encoding 3-hydroxybutyryl-CoA dehydrogenase, protein MKKIDDVRKIGIVGAGTMGSGIAQVAAQSGYEVILNDISDSFIQSGIAKIEKGLSKAIEKGKMTKEDKESIMSRIRGSVRLEDLADSDVVIEAILEDRAAKKQVFASLDSICKPDTILASNTSSIPITELASATKRPDKVVGMHFFNPAPVMKLVEVIRAVQTADDTKELVKALAVRMGKVPVEVNDFPGFCTNRILVPMINEAAYCLMEGVASAEAIDQVMKLGANHPMGPLELADLIGLDVCLNIMEVLYSEYGDPKYRPCPLLRRLVQAGRLGRKTGWGFHKYE, encoded by the coding sequence ATGAAGAAGATTGATGATGTGAGGAAGATCGGCATTGTCGGCGCAGGGACGATGGGGAGCGGTATCGCGCAGGTCGCTGCGCAGAGTGGGTATGAAGTCATCCTGAACGATATCAGTGATTCATTCATTCAGAGCGGAATTGCGAAAATTGAGAAGGGCCTGAGTAAGGCGATTGAAAAGGGGAAGATGACAAAGGAAGACAAGGAGAGTATAATGTCGAGAATCAGGGGCTCGGTTAGACTCGAAGACCTAGCGGATTCGGATGTTGTTATCGAGGCGATCCTCGAGGACCGGGCCGCAAAAAAGCAGGTGTTTGCATCCCTCGACTCTATCTGCAAGCCAGATACGATTCTTGCATCGAATACGTCCTCGATCCCAATCACAGAACTCGCATCGGCAACGAAGCGGCCTGATAAGGTCGTCGGTATGCATTTCTTTAACCCCGCCCCGGTCATGAAACTCGTAGAAGTCATTCGGGCAGTACAGACCGCCGATGATACGAAGGAACTGGTTAAGGCGCTCGCCGTTAGAATGGGCAAAGTACCCGTCGAGGTCAACGATTTCCCAGGATTCTGTACGAATAGAATTCTCGTGCCGATGATCAACGAGGCCGCATACTGTTTGATGGAAGGTGTTGCATCGGCTGAGGCGATCGATCAGGTCATGAAGCTCGGTGCAAATCATCCGATGGGACCCCTCGAGCTGGCCGATCTCATCGGCCTAGATGTTTGCCTCAATATCATGGAAGTGCTCTACAGTGAGTATGGAGATCCGAAATACCGGCCATGCCCCTTGCTCCGAAGATTGGTTCAAGCAGGTCGCCTCGGGAGAAAGACTGGCTGGGGGTTCCATAAATACGAGTGA
- a CDS encoding acetyl-CoA C-acetyltransferase, giving the protein MKEVVILSAVRTAVGKFGGALKDIPVYDLGAHVIKESVSRAQLEPTDIQECIMGICLPAGVGQNPARMAAIRAGLPYEIGALNISKMCGSGLKAVMLAANAIKAGEYDVIVAGGMENMSAAPYLLPQARWGYRMNDGKVVDHMIFDGLFDSNAGMLMGMTGEIVAEKYGVTREDADLLAYQSHTKALEAIRSGRFEKEIVPYKISTKKGDIEFKVDEGVRPDVSMESLAKLKPVFKKDGIVTAGNSSQISDGAAAVVVASREFAEERGIKPMATIIDYNTGGVKPEYIMEAPIPTVRALLKRNNMSIDRIDLFEHNEAFATASVAVKRELNVPEEIFNVNGGAVALGHPIGCSGARVLTTLLYAMHDRNKETGLATLCLGGGNAVAMIVRK; this is encoded by the coding sequence ATGAAAGAAGTTGTAATACTCAGCGCTGTTCGAACAGCTGTTGGAAAATTTGGTGGAGCACTTAAGGACATCCCAGTTTATGACCTCGGGGCGCACGTGATAAAAGAAAGCGTATCGAGGGCCCAGCTGGAGCCTACCGACATTCAGGAATGTATCATGGGCATTTGTCTTCCAGCTGGCGTCGGGCAGAACCCAGCGAGGATGGCGGCTATCAGGGCCGGTCTTCCGTACGAGATCGGTGCGCTCAACATCAGCAAGATGTGCGGATCCGGCCTGAAGGCAGTTATGCTCGCTGCGAATGCGATCAAGGCTGGGGAGTACGATGTGATCGTTGCCGGAGGAATGGAAAACATGAGTGCGGCACCGTATTTGCTCCCGCAGGCCCGGTGGGGCTATCGGATGAATGACGGTAAAGTCGTCGACCATATGATTTTCGATGGCCTTTTCGATTCGAATGCGGGCATGTTGATGGGGATGACTGGTGAGATTGTGGCGGAGAAGTATGGGGTGACGAGGGAAGACGCAGACCTCCTCGCGTATCAGAGCCACACCAAGGCACTCGAGGCAATTCGATCTGGACGGTTTGAGAAGGAAATCGTCCCATACAAAATTAGCACGAAGAAAGGAGATATCGAGTTTAAGGTTGATGAGGGCGTCCGCCCAGATGTCTCTATGGAGTCACTGGCAAAACTGAAACCGGTTTTCAAAAAAGACGGTATCGTCACAGCGGGAAACTCATCACAGATCAGTGATGGAGCCGCAGCGGTCGTCGTCGCCTCGCGGGAATTCGCGGAGGAGAGGGGGATTAAACCGATGGCGACGATCATCGATTACAACACTGGTGGGGTTAAACCAGAATACATAATGGAAGCGCCGATCCCAACGGTCAGGGCGCTCCTCAAAAGGAACAACATGAGTATCGACCGCATCGACCTCTTCGAACACAACGAGGCCTTCGCGACGGCCTCTGTCGCTGTCAAGAGAGAGCTCAATGTTCCCGAGGAGATCTTCAATGTAAATGGTGGCGCAGTTGCACTCGGTCACCCAATTGGGTGCAGTGGTGCCAGAGTCCTGACAACACTCCTCTACGCGATGCACGACAGGAATAAGGAAACCGGTCTGGCAACGCTGTGCCTTGGTGGTGGAAACGCTGTCGCCATGATTGTTAGGAAATAA